One window of the Hyperolius riggenbachi isolate aHypRig1 chromosome 5, aHypRig1.pri, whole genome shotgun sequence genome contains the following:
- the LOC137519471 gene encoding E3 ubiquitin/ISG15 ligase TRIM25-like → MASADLRKELDCSICLSIYTDPVTLRCGHNFCRLCIDQVLDTQEGAGVYSCPDCREEFQERPALQRNITLCNIVESFRSAQPDQEETGVFCTYCIHSPVPAVMSCLMCEASLCYNHLRVHSKSPEHVLCDPTTSLENRKCSVHRELYKYYCTVDSACICVSCRLDGDHQGHKVEMLDEAFKKMKQKLRNDLQELITKTEETEKEVQSLQENKRKVHEKSSGVTERVTGLFRDLRQQLDDLEKSVLREVSRQEEQLSLALADLIWQLEIKKAELSRKICHIEELCNMTDPLTVLQESHTGDLCDTEEGDKEDRERHDGWDLDVALISHTLHIGLSDIIAGVTGGCIIQEATDILLDINTAHNHLQISDDVKIVSSSDISQNRPQTPERFQNHIQVISRQSFSTGRHYWEVDVSKSERWGVGMCYPSIDRIGGQSVIGSNNKSWCLFTYNNLYLLLHDSKGIWLPDSVSSNRVRIYLDYEAGRLSFYDLCVPIRHLHTFTATFTEPLHAILRVDKGSTKIYAGREETRK, encoded by the coding sequence ATGGCGTCTGCTGATCTGAGGAAGGAGCTGGACTGTTCCATCTGTCTGAGCATTTATACAGATCCTGTGACCCTGAGATGTGGACACAACTTCTGCCGGCTCTGTATAGATCAGGTGTTGGATACACAGGAGGGGGCTGGAGTTTATTCCTGTCCTGACTGCAGAGAAGAGTTTCAGGAACGGCCGGCACTGCAGAGGAACATAACATTGTGTAACATTGTGGAGAGTTTCCGCTCTGCTCAGCCAGATCAGGAAGAGACTGGAGTCTTCTGTACTTACTGCATTCACTCTCCTGTACCGGCTGTTATGTCCTGTCTAATGTGTGAAGCGTCTCTGTGTTACAATcacctgagagtccacagcaagTCACCAGAACATGTCTTGTGTGACCCCACCACTTCCCTGGAGAACaggaaatgctccgtccataGAGAACTGTATAAATATTACTGCACTGTGGACtcggcctgtatctgtgtgtcctgCAGGCTGGATGGAGACCACCAGGGACACAAGGTGGAGATGCTGGATGAGGCCTTCAAGAAGATGAAACAGAAACTAAGAAATGATCTGCAGGAACTGATCACTAAGACAGAGGAGACTGAGAAAGAAGTCCAGAGCCTGCAGGAGAACAAAAGAAAAGTCCATGAAAAGTCATCTGGTGTAACAGAGAGAGTCACTGGcctgtttagagacctcaggCAACAGTTGGACGACCTGGAGAAGAGCGTCCTGAGAGAGGTCTCCAGGCAGGAGGAGCAGCTTTCTCTGGCATTAGCTGAtttaatttggcagttggaaataaaaAAGGCCGAGCTGTCCAGGAAGATttgtcacattgaggagctgtgtaacatgactgacccactgactgtcttacaggaatcacacacaggtgacttgtgtgacactgAGGAGGGGGAtaaggaggacagagagagacatgatgggtgggatctggatgtggctcttatctcacacacattacacatagGGTTATCTGATATAATAGCCGGGGTAACTGGAGGCTGCATCATACAGGAAGCTACAGACATATTACTGGATATAAACACAGCTCATAATCATCTACAGATATCAGATGACGTGAAAATTGTATCCAGCTCAGATATCAGCCAGAATCGCCCACAAACACCAGAGAGATTTCAGAATCACATTCAGGTGATAAGCAGACAGAGTTTCTCCacagggcgacattactgggaagtggatgtcaGTAAATCAGAGAGGTGGGGTGTAGgaatgtgttaccccagtatagacaggattGGAGGGCAGTCAGTTATTGGCAGTAATAACAAGTCCTGGTGTTTGTTCACATATAATAATCTGTATCTCTTACTACATGACAGTAAAGGTATCTGGTTACCTGACAGTGTCTCCAGTAATAGAGTCaggatatatctggattatgaggcgGGGCGGCTGTCCTTTTATGATCTGTGTGTCccgatcagacacctccacaccttcactgccaccttcactgagcccctccatgctatATTACGGGTAGATAAAGGTTCTACAAAAATATATGCGGGAAGAGAAGAAACCAGGAAATGA